The Hymenobacter sp. DG25A nucleotide sequence TAAAACCGGGCAGGGCTGGGGCCAGGGAGATATTTACTACGCCTGCGACGCCCGCCGCGGCAACTGCACCGATTTTCACGCCGTTTTCATTGGCTATTGCCGGGCCGTGGGCATTCCCGCCCGCTTCAGCATCGGTTTTCCGCTGCCCGCCCAGCGCGGCACCGGCGAAATCAAAGGCTACCACTGCTGGGCCGAGTTCTACACCCCGGAAACCGGCTGGGTGCCCATTGATGCCTCCGAGGCCGCCAAAGACCCAGCCCGTCGGAGCTACTTCTTCGGGGCCCACGATGAAAACCGCGTGGAGTTCACCCGGGGCCGCGACCTGACCCTGGCCCCCAGCCAGCGCGGCGAACCGCTGAATTACTTCATCTATCCTTATGCCGAGGTAGATGGCCGGCCTTTTGCGGCCCTGGAAAAGCAATTTCGCTATGAGGATGTTAGTCCGGTAGCAAGCCCCACCCGCTAGCTGCGGGTACCGGGTGCGCGGTGCTGTCAGGTTGCCAGTGCCGTTTGCCGGCGCTTGGCATTTCCAGCAGTGCGGCCATCATTACCTTGGTTTGCTACGTAGGAGTTGCGTATTTGAGCCGCGGCTGCCAGGCCCTGTCTTCCACCGCCAGCCACCGCTGCAAAAGCCCTGCCCCGCCTTCCCTCGCTGATGACCTTTGACACCCGCCGCCTTCAGTTTTTTCTCTTCGGGCAGGACCTCGCCGATGGCCTCCGCATTACCCTGCTGGTTCTAATTCCGGGCCTCATCTGCGCTTATCTCAACCAACTGCAGGCCGGGTTTATTCTTTCCCTGGGGGCCCTCTGCGTGAGTGTAACCGATATTCCCGGGCCCACCCTGCACAAGCGCAACGGCATGCTGGCCTGTGTGCTGTGTATGCTGCTGGTGGCGCTGGTCACTGGCTTTGTCCGCCACAATGTGTACGTGCTGGGCGCCGAAATCATGCTGTTCAGCTTCTGCTTTACCATGCTGATGGTGTACGGCAACCGCGCCGGAGCCGTGGGCACCGCCGCGCTGCTGGTCATGATTATTATGATGGACCAGCCCCTCACGCCCCAACAGGTGCTGCAATATGCGGCGCTGGTCTCGGTGGGCGGGCTGTGGTACACGGCCGCCAGCCTGCTTACCCGGCAGGTGCGGCCCTACCGGCCGGTAGAGCGCGCTTTGGGCGAATGCATCCATGCTATTGCTAAGTTTCTGGAGCTGAAGGCCGATTTCTATGAGCCTCAGAAAGACTTAAATGCCGCCTACCGGATTCTGCTGGCCCAGCAGGTAGTGGTAAGTGAAAGGCAGGATGCCATGCGCCAGCTCCTGTTCAAAAGCCGCCAGCTGGTAGAAGATTCCACTGGCATTGGGCGGGCCCTCATGTTTGCTTTTATTGAGGCCATAGACCTGTATGAGCACATTACGGCTACGTATTACGACTACGCCGCCCTGCGCCAGCGCTTTGGCGCTACGGGCCTGCTGCCCGATATGGCCCGCCTGATTCGGGAAATGGCTGCGGAGCTGGACGCCATTGGCCTGGCCATTCATTCCAAGCGCCCCTACCACACCCGCCCCGACTGGACCGCCGAGCTGGACCAGCTAAAAGCCCGCATTGATGCCCTGGCAGACCCGGATTCCGGCATTAGTGTGCTCATGCTGAAAAAGGTGCTGGTGAACTTCCGCAATATGCAGCAGCAGCTCCAGGCCCTAGTGCAGTACTTTGACCCCGCTTCGCCCACCCGCCGCCGGGATGTAGGGCCGGTGGAATATCGCCGGTTTGTGTCGCGGGAAAACCTCTCGCCGGACTTGCTGCTGAGCAACCTCACCATAAAATCCTCGGTGTTCCGGCACGCCGTGCGCATGG carries:
- a CDS encoding FUSC family membrane protein; translated protein: MTFDTRRLQFFLFGQDLADGLRITLLVLIPGLICAYLNQLQAGFILSLGALCVSVTDIPGPTLHKRNGMLACVLCMLLVALVTGFVRHNVYVLGAEIMLFSFCFTMLMVYGNRAGAVGTAALLVMIIMMDQPLTPQQVLQYAALVSVGGLWYTAASLLTRQVRPYRPVERALGECIHAIAKFLELKADFYEPQKDLNAAYRILLAQQVVVSERQDAMRQLLFKSRQLVEDSTGIGRALMFAFIEAIDLYEHITATYYDYAALRQRFGATGLLPDMARLIREMAAELDAIGLAIHSKRPYHTRPDWTAELDQLKARIDALADPDSGISVLMLKKVLVNFRNMQQQLQALVQYFDPASPTRRRDVGPVEYRRFVSRENLSPDLLLSNLTIKSSVFRHAVRMGLACLFGFVVAKWVSFGHHSYWIVMTCAFMLKPGFSLTKERNYQRVLGTIGGGLLGVVLLWLITDPTLRFVLMVFLMIGTYSFQRRNYVVSVFLMTPFLLIMFTFLGLGFLQLLGERVVDTLIGCAIALAAGYLLFPTWEANQLRHFMRDVVEANLRYLQQLADRLAGRPLQLTEYKLVRKAVYISSANLSAAFQRMLSEPESKRQHSEEVQQFVVLNHILSSNIATLGATLTTQPGTTVPPEQQRPLGQAMAALTASLRRLDPATPAAAAPAESAPAEAAAAPATRTPDDQILTEQLAFIRQLSQDISKVTEAALT